The sequence TCAAAATTATAGCCATTAGTTTGAGCTGATGTAAAATACTTAACAAGTTTGTTACTGGTATGTTAAAATTTAACCACTATTTGGTGATTAAATTTTAACATAATTAAACAATATtaacataaataataataactagTTTAAGAGCTGACATTTTAAGTTGGGGAAATGGAAGAAGTGCATGCCTATGTAAAATGAACTGCAACTTTAAAAGTTTCCAGTATTTTTTCACCTGATCTTTATGCTCTAGAAAGGCAGTTTCAAGTTCTTGCCATCCAGATACTGGGACAAGTGTATATTGCACATGATCACATTGAAACAAAGCCTGAAATGAAGGAAACGGCTGTTAGCAAAGGTGAGGGAAAACAACATCATCTACAACGCTATATACCATGCTGTAATTCTACTTCATACAAATCTTTATCTTGAATGATGGAATACACCCTAAATGACACATCTACACGAACTTTGGGAGCATGACTTACTGGTTTTCAGTGTCAtaactcctggaaaaaaaataatttacaggaGCAGATAAACCTTCACCCTTTTCCCAGGTCAAACCTATTAAAAGGAACTCAGggcattttttcttttactgttagCCTACAGTGATAATGAACAAAGACTTACTTGGAGTATTTTACAAGCACATAATGCATCAACATCTGAAGCAACAAGAAGAAGAACACGCtgcaaaaataacagaataacaGTATTAATATATTAACATAGGTATCAAGTCTAACGTGCTGGTACATGAAACACCCAGGTCACTGTGAGACCAGAAAGCAAGAAATTTAGATAGAGATCTTCATAAGCAGAAAACCAAAGAACAGGATTGCTTCTGAATGGACACTGCAACCAAAATTAACCTATCAGGATGCCTGTAAATATGAACAATAAACAACTCCACATACCTAAAATACGTAATCTGCTTTGAGGAAACATAGTTACTCACTCCTATGAGCCGCACATAGTTTTGGAGGTTCAAAGCAAGTTAGCCCTACAACTATTGTTATCATGTCTAGAAAAACCTAAATTTCCAGCATGGGATCTGAACAGCTTTGACCAAAGAAAATCTGGGACAGAAATAGGAGCAAGGCACTCTTGAAATAACCTTGATTTTGGCAAAATAATTTATCTGGcaatttttgtgttttgggtgggtgggtttttttttagattttgctCACAGTTAAAGTTGAGACAAACACTTTCATGTGCACAACCCATAACGTACTTCCACAGGTAGAAATACTAAAAGACTGTCCAACAAAAGTTTTACCACTTCAGTGTACACATCCACTCTGAACAAGTTAAGCAAACTGTGGGTTAAAAATGAAAGTAGCCAGCCAGTTCTGCTACGAAACTGCAAGAGAAACCTCAAAGATGACAGAATACAAGATTTAGTTGCCTGAGCAAACAATATCAAAACGGTTAAAGAgatagagaggggaaaaaagatccaAAGATGTCTTGGTTAAACAAAAGATTCACAAGAATACCGAAAACACTCGCGAGAAAAGAAGTGAACTGTAAGTAAAACCTCTGGCGAGAACCATCTCACTGGCAGCAGCTTTGGATCGCGTTTCCAACGCCGCAGACACGCTCGGGGGGGATATTTTTACAAGCCGGGCTGACTGGCGGCCCCGCGGCCCTCAGCGCGGCCCGGGGGTTAGACCCGCCAGACGGCGCTCCGTGCCGCCGGCCCCCACCCAGGCAGACCCGTGAACGCAGGCATCACCTTCCCCTACATCCCCCGCGGCCCCAAGAGTACCGGAGCGCCTCGGCTACCGCCGACAGAGCCGGGGACGCGCCCGCACCGTCCCCGCTCCGTGAGGTGGCGGGAACCGCCGCAGCCCCGCGTAAGAGCCGCCTGAAGGGAGACAGGTCAGCCCGCCACCGGGACGCCCGGCGTCACACCACTCCTTCCCCAGTCGCGGCTCGCCGCCCGCACCTGGCCGACTATCACGTCGTAAAACTCCCGGCGGCAGTCGGAGATGAACATGGCGGCAGCGGTAGAGCGGCGGAGAAACAGCGGGGAAACGGCGGCAACCACGGGCCGCCCCCACTCAAACTGGGCGCCAAAGCAGCGCCGCTTCCCATTGGTCTGCTCGTCACGGCGCGCTGGCGAATGGAAAAGCGGCCGCCCGTCCTTCGCAAAGCGGATTGGGCGAACTACCCAACCCATTCCGGGTCTTCGCCAATGGGATTGGGGAAAAGGGAGGGGCGACATGTGCGGCTGGCCAATCACGAGAGCATCCCTGACGGAAGCACCGTGCTGGCTTTTGTTGCCAAGTCTGCCATCTTTGTCGCGGTCAAGTTGTTCGCTTTGCCATTTAAGTGAGTCTGAGGAAAGGCGGGACGCGCCGCACCAGCCCTCTGTGGCCGAAGAGGAGCCCGGCGGCCAGACAATCCTTCCACAGTGGCCGCACCGGCCGACGCGAGGTCCCGCCTTCCGCCCTCACATGAAATGGCCGCCCGGGAGGCGGGCGCCGCGCGGCACGCTGGgaggggcagcgcggcgggggcgggcagTGGGGTGGGGCCCGCGGTGGCGGCCGGAGCCCCGTCAGGCGAGagagcggcccggcccggcccgccgcggcgaTTCCTGTGGGGACTGCGAGCGCTGCCGCCTGCGCCTCAGCACCGCCGCCATGGTGAggcccggggggcggccgggggaaGTGCCGAGTCACGGCGGGCGGGCGCCGCGTTCCTTCGTCGGCTGCGGTGGTTCCCGCGCCGGTGCCCGCTGGCGAAGACCATTTTCGAAGCCAGCGAGCAGTGACGCTGGTGTGGAGTGTCGGGCTGAGGGCGGGCGCCATCAGCGGCCGGCGGGTGTCGGCGTCTCCTCCGGCAGTCGCGCGCCCGTGCTGGGGGCTCGGTTGGCCAGGCGAGCCTTACTTCAAGGCTAGGCTGGAAGTGCGCTGCTTCCATTTTCTGCCTCCCCACGCAGCGCCTGACGCACAAATCTTTTCCGCAAGCCCGCGCGTAAGATGTATGATAAAAGAGGAGCGCCTCAGTTGACAGGGAAATCAACCGTACGGCTCGTAAGCGTAGTTGTAGCTAAACTTCAGGAGACTTCAGTGAGTGCTGTAACACTTCACTATGTTGTAGATAACTATTAACGCACTCTTatctttgtgttgttttttgttttgttttgtttttttccctagttcTCTTTTAATATGTTTGATCACCCCATCCCTCGGGTTTTCCAGAACCGCTTCTCAACGCAATACCGCTGCTTCTCAGTATCCATGCTTGCTGGACCTAATGACAGGTCAGATGTGGAGAAAGGCGGGAAGAGTATGTGCATGTTTTATTTTGACTAATAACCTGTTGGAAGAGTGTTTGTGAATAATACAAAGTAATACAGCTTTTGGCCAAGACTGCAGAAAAGTTGTTGAACGTGGAGACATGCTGTCGGCTTTGTGGCTAGAGCTGGAAGAGCACCCTGGGTGGGGCTttaagaaggaaggaggagggttTTACCGCATTAGAATGTCATTAAAAAACTTGCCGAGTGAGTCCTGGTTTGTGAGCAGTAGAGGAAGacattcttttttaaagtttcttgttAAAATCTTACGCCCATTATGGGCCGTGCGGTTTTAtgatgacttttttcccctccttgatGTACCTTACTTAGCTTGCACAAAGAGAATAGATCAACTTAATTTTCAAGCTGTCAGACTAATGCAATATTGTTTTGAGTAGACATCGATTTAAGAGTACCTATaagtcaaaaaaattaaaatgacctTTAGGAAACATTTTCTATAGCACTAGGTATTGTAGaactttgtatttcctttttttttctaatgacattttgaaatttttgtgcTGGCAGGTATACCTGTCATGCTGATTTTACTGAAATCTCTGGCTCAAAAATGAATTTACAGGAGATTTTAGAATCTCCTTTTTTTTAGAAGAGATTATAGAGAAAGGAATTATAAAGTTGTATGTTATGTTCACTTTGTAAGTCATACTTTCCCTAATCTTACATTCTTATTAATTTTTGCAGTAATTATGCCACCATCGGCTTTGGATCAACTCAGTAAGTGAAAATTTTATTCTGGGATAACAACATTAGAAATATGAGCAAATACCACGGCATTTCAGTTATCTGTTAAAATCTTACTTAAATAGAGAATGTGAGACTAATTAGTTCAAAAAATGTACTCTGGAGGTATTTTGACTGTCAGAATTAATGGGGCTTGTCTGTCTTTATCTCTGAAGTGTTGAGCTGCACGAGGCATCAGTTGGTATTTATTAACTATTAATAGCATACTTAGTATAATGGTAACAATCTAATAAATTCTTAATATCAATCTGCTTGTTCTGAATGCTGTTGTTTGgagcaaaatttaatttaaagacaaaatgacAGTTAACtttgaaatggggaaaaagatAACTAAATCAATAGTATAAATGGTGTTTATTGGCTCTTTTAAGGGTGTCCGTgtcctgttcccccccccccccccccccaagttttgTCCATGCTGAAATTCATTAGGTAGGAGCTGACTGGTAACAGCACAAGGACATAACAGTAATGGATTCCTCTGCTAATACCCAGTGCTTGCTCATCTCTGAGCGTGGGGAAGTGTTGAGAAAGGCATCTAAAGCTCTAAGTGTAGTGGCAGTACAGTATTCATGTATCTGCATTCTCTCCTGGATTTGTAGTTTTGAGGAGTTGGAATATTGGTGTGAGGAGAATCTTCTCCTATAGTCTGGCCCATTTTCTTACTAACGTTCGAACACTGAAAGCTTCAGAAATGTGCTAGTGGCTTTTaacaagtacattttttttctcctttgtcacCAGGCCGACTTAATATTACATACCCGATGCTGTTTAAGCTGACCAATAAAAATTCAGACCGAATGACACACTGTGGAGTCCTTGAATTTGTGGCCGATGAGGGCATATGTTACCTTCCACATTGGGTGAGTTGTCTCATGCTGAACTCTCAAAACCTGAAGAGTAGGATTATTGAGTTGTCAGTTTAATATTAAAGAGGTGGAATGTTTCCTGCAAGTGTGTGCCTTTGCTATTCAGCAGCTTTCAGTCACAGCTCAGGTTTCCTTCCACGAGAGTTTAACTAACTAAGCAAAGCAGACTGCTTGTTAAGATGCACTTTACTGTTCTTCCTGAAATTAAAACATAGTAAACTGGTGCATTTCAGGGAAGATGGTAGCCCTAGCAAAAATAAGTATACGCAAGGAAAGAATTAGAAACATCAGTCTTGTTGATAGTGATTTCTATCTTCGTATTCATTCTTGCAGATGATGCAGAACTtgctgctggaagagggaggcCTGGTACAAGTGGAGAGTGTTAATCTTCAAGTTGCTACTTACTCAAAATTCCAGCCACAGAGTCCAGATTTTCTTGACATCACCAATCCCAAAGCTGTGTATCCTTCTTATCAATTACGGAGCAGAGAACAAAAGTTTTCTCCCAAACTGGCAAAATAATGCAGAGCTAGTTTTTCAGGTGTGGCTCATACTCTTCTAGTAGTAGGTAACTACAACTGCtccttctgaaaacagaaagatgGAGACCTTATGCACAGAGGTGTTGCAAACTGCTGGCACAAAGCGTAGCATGGAGTGAAGAAGTGTGAATCTTGGCTTAAAGTCCAAGGAGTTTGAGTGTCCTTTAGAAGAACTAGTACACCCTAATGTTTACTAAAAGGCTGTTTACAATACTGATGGCTTTTAAACAACCTTGGAGAGACTAAGGATCAGAGTTTTATGGCATGGTAACTAAAGCTTTCAAGTTGcattgaaaacaaatgtttcatCTTAACATACTCCAAAGATTAGAAAATGCATTGAGAAACTTCGCTTGTCTAACTACTGGGGATGTCATTGCCATCAACTACAATGAAAAGGTATAGTATATAACACCAGTCCATGCAGGGTTTTTTGGATACCATTAATTTGAGGAAGTAAATTCTGCCCCATGTAAGAAAGTACACTGTATTTCAGTAGATTGTGACCACATAAGTACTTTGTACATCTTGTGAATAGATTTTTATAGATGAGTGGTTTTGGCAACATGTGCACATTTGATCACTTGGGGTTGTAGACTAAGATCAGTTGTTGGAGTTTGGTGCTAAAACAGTCAGCACAAAGCTGTGCAGTATTGTTGACAAGTAATTCCAGATGGTATATTTTACAATTGATTTTCTGTTGGAGAGAAGGGGTCAGTTATGTCTTCTCTTGAGCTGCtgtttaagagaaaataaatttttgtgcTGCTGATGTTCGTGcaagttcttttaaaattttatgctaAATTCATAATTTGCTTCCAAAAATGCAGATTAAGTTATAGTAAGAGTGCATCAAGGTACGCTAAAAGGTAGGTTCTCTGGCTCCAGCATATAGCAGTCTCCTATCTAGGTTAAAAATCTTTGCTCTCATGTTCTGTAGAGAGCCTTGCAATATCCAGTCCTCAGTGTGAGGAGCACTTGACAATTTTCTTGAAGCTATCTGAAGTGAAAGGTCTCGCTATGCTCTTCTTacatagaatttgagctctttcATGTGCAATCTTAAAATATTCATTACTGTTTCAGATCTATGAGCTTCGGGTAATGGAGACCAAACCGGATAAGGCTGTGTCCATCATAGAATGTGATATGAATGTAAGTTAAAGCTGACATGGAAAGTCAGCTTTTACTGTGTCGTCCTCCCAAAGGAGAGGGCGTCTTGTTCAGTTATCAGTGAAAACACTACACCGAGCACCTCTCTGATGCTGCAGGAAAGATAAACTCTGATGGGATAGGGAAGATGACTGATCTGAGCGTAACTCCTATACCTTTGTAACCACATCTATGGTCTTGAGCTGTACTTCATGTACCATCTGGTGACTGCAGTGCCTAGAATTTAATGTTTAGATTCAATGTGGTTTATAATCTAAGTTTTATTTAACAGCCTTGTCTTGATTCAAACTCCAGTGATACTGTGGGGTGCTGGTTTACTGCTCTGTTTCAGTCCCTTGCTAAGACTCGTTCCTGGGAGGCTCAGTCTTTTTAGTTCTGAGTTAAAATGTTTAACAAGCAAACCTCAGTTATTTCTTGATCAAAATGGAGTGATAGTTTGTGGAGTTTCGAGGAATAGTAATATAAAGCTtatgattaaaagaaaaatagcaatcATGTTTACTTTCATGCTTCTTATGTAAATAGGTGGATTTTGATGCTCCTTTGGGGTACAAAGAACCAGAAAGAAGTGCTCAACATGAAGAGGCCACAGTAAGTTATGCTTCTGTTCTTCAAAAATACATTCTCTAGAAATTGGCCTTCCTTGTGATGGAGCCATGAaatccaacatttttttttttttcctgaaacagttCCTTAAGACTAAACTTTACTTACCAGATGCTTTTGCTTGTGCAAACTAAGTATAGGAGATGGTTGTTTACCAACTGTTGATATTGGAAATGGATTATTCTAAAGTGTTGTTTCCTCAGAAATATGTGGAACTGTTCTCATGTGTTCCATGTATCACAACGTGAACACAATGAAgtaactggggttttttccctcacAGGATGTTGAAGCAGACCACAGTGGATATGTGAGTGACATAGGATTTCGTGTAAGTCCTATATTTCTGCTGATTTCTGAATGTTAGTTGTTCCAAACAACTGCAGAACACTAGTACCTGTTCTTAGAGGTGCTCCTCATTTAACTGGCAAGTATCTGCGATTGTTGTGTGGTGTTTGCAGGCAGTAGCAGTTGACTTGCTGTCCTTTAAAGAGCAGTCTATAAACAGGAGACTGAAACATACCTACGCCCAGTGTTCACCACCTAATTATAAGTACTAAAAAGAAATATGCTGAATCAAAGAATTAAATCAAAATGATAGTAAGATTTTACAGAATATAGTATCGCTgtgcagttttcttttaaatacaaaatacgGTTAAAATAAAACTCATTATATATACATAGGCATTTTCTGGCTCTGGGAACAGATTGGATGGCAAGAAGAAAGGTGTTGAGCCTAGTCCGTCACCAATTAAACCAGGAGACATTCGAAGGTATGTCTGTTTCATTCAGCTGTCAGCAAATGAAGGATCAGTCTTTGAGtggagtttattattttttttctgctcctgcAATATAAACAAGCTGATTTCCTCAAAAGTTTGCATTTAGATTATTTTCTAGACTGACTGTGACATCCCTGACTACTTAAGGTGCAGATCCTAAGTTAATGTTGCCAAAACTCTCAGTCAACTCTGGTGCTGTaagagatgagcagggagaggcagcaggTCTAGTTTGGCCTGGTGGGCTGGATTGAGTGATGTGCAGAACCCTGCCAATTTTCTAAAGTGAAATTTGTTGTTGAGTGAAATTTTTGTTTGAGTTGGGTGGATAACCCAAGCCAAGCcatgtgtggtttggttttgttttttcttagaagGAAATTTCTAAACTCAGATTTGGTGGAAGTGTGCAGGGACGTGGTTCCTGTGGTGGTCTGTCATTTACTCCTGTCACAGTAAAACTTGAACCCTTGTGGAAAAGCGTGTCCATGGCCCTGTGGAAACCATAAGCTGTGTGGAAACATGCCCACAGCTCAGCTTCTACAGCAGCTCCAGTATCTGATTATTTACTTCCTGCAGTGTGTGCCTaccttcagaaaataattcagtggtTTAACTATAGAATTATTCAGTAATGAAAATTTGCAGCCAGTGATAGTACGATGCTGGCAGACATAGAATATGTTTCATTGTGTTCCGTTGGATGGTGAGTATAAGAttggttttattcttcttttccagaGGAATACCCAACTATGACTTCAAGATTGGCAGAATCACATTCATTAGAAACTCACGTCCACTAGTTAAGAAAGTCGAAGAGGTAAATAAAGTTGGATCCTTCCCAGTTTTGCACAGAATTAGAACTGCTGTCCAAGTTTGTGGTTCCTCTCTCCATACTTGATTTTTCACAGTGACTTCTGTTAAAAAGTGGTAGTAGTTAAAAAGTGGTTTGAGTTAGGTGAAAGCAACCTCCAATGTCCTTGCTTGCTGATGCAAAAAGGTTTGCCTGATGTAAGTTTAATAAGCCCGTGCGTACTTGTTTCAGTTGGCTGAAAGGTCACTGAAAtgctcatattttattttcaggaagaaagtGGTTATTATGTAGATAAGGATGTGAAATATCTACAGTCAGTTGGTGCTCTGATAGAATATTCTTTCTAATGATTGTTCAGCTTTTGGCACACACAACAGTGACCAAAATGGTAACaacctttttcctctttcctttttccaggATGAATCTGGAAGCCGGTTTATTGCCTTTTCGGGAGAAGGCCAGTCTCTGcgcaaaaagggaagaaaaccctAATTTGTGGTACCTTTAGTCAGTTAGGAGGAAGATAAAATAGCAATTGCAGCATATTGGATCTTAGTTATTGCAGCTGAGAGGAGAGATAATTTTGCAACACAGAAATACTTTTACTGGGTTTGGTTTCACATTTAAAACCGGAGCTGTCAGACTGTCttaattttcagttgaaaattttcagctgaaaattctAGGAATTCTGAAGGAGCTTTTGTATGTGGTGTAAAAAGGGGAAAAGTATATCATGGATAAACCCAAAAGTAAAAACCAACAAGGTCTACCTTACTGAAAGTTCTAGTTCTTAGACTACATGGTCTCCTCATATCCTGAGTGATAATGGTCTCGCATTGCTCTGTGCTTGattattttcctccctctctcgATATATATATTTTGCCACAACTTCAGGCAAGCTTTTTGGTGTGATGCAAATGAAGGCTAACACTTGGGTGTTGAAGACTTCTGTGCAGGGAGTCTGTTTGACCTTAGCTTCAGGTGTTGGGTTATAAGTCGTTCTAAGCAATCCCCCTGTAACtgctttttatatttataattaataACATGCCTTTTAATAGTTCAGGTACAATAGTGTGCTGTAGCAATCTAATGGCACGTGGAGGGAGCGGCGAGACCCCCCTTCTCTGCCTCATGCCGGTGAGGGAGCACAAAGCCCCGGCGTCCTGCGCTTTGGTAGCGGTGTCGGTAATCTGCGCGGCCTCTCGGTGCGGAGCCTTCAGCTGGGTGGCGGGGTGACACCCCTGCGCGCCCTCCTGGAAGGCCGAGTAAAGGCTCCTTGGTACGCAGCCCGCGTCCCTCGTGTGGTGATTTCGGAgcgcggggggagcgcggggggtGCCCCGGGTCTCCAGCGCTTGCTCCGGCCGTGCCCCCGCGGCGGAGCCCTGCGGgagcggggggtgctggggagccgggggtggtgggggtggccccgccccgccggcagccatTGGCTCGCAGGCCGGGGGGGCGGAGTCCGTTTGTGCCGCCCTTCGCCATTGGTCGGACGCGTGTGTCTCTCCTCAAAGCGCGGCGGAGATTGGCTGGCGGGGCGGCGGCCCTCAGGCAGGGGCAGCATGGCGGGCGGCGAGGCCTGGCgggtgagcggggctgggggcggcgggggctgagggcggcggggcggggcggtagCGCGGCTCAGCCCGGCCTCTCTGTCCGCTCGCAGCCGCCGCGGTCGTGCGAGGACTATCGGTGGGAGTGGAAGCACTGCCGCGGGCTGCGGCACGCCTTCCACCACTACTACGTTCACGGGGAGCTACCGGCCTGCGACCGCTGGCGGGACGACTACGAGGCCTGCCGCGCCTGGGAGaagggccgcgccgccgccgcgcaggtaccgcccgcgccccccgcctgcccctTACCGCCTCGGGAGCGAACGGCAGCCGGTAGCGGCGGTCGCTGCCCCACCCGGTTCCTTGCGGGCTCTGTAGGCCGGTGCCGGTGGGAGAGAAACCGCGAGCCGCGCGGTGTCGGCGGTGGTACAACGGGGAAGGCTTGGAAAAGAGGGCGTCTGCTTGGAGTTGAGGAGCGTAAAGCGGTCTTAACATCCAGCGGgagtattttcagtgttttgctgtaAAAGGTCTTGATTTCAGTTACTCTAATATTCCCTTCCTGATGTGAAAAGCTGCGACATTACAGGCAAAAAGTATTCCTGGGTTGTGCAGAAAGCTCCTGGCTACAGCCCCATgaacactgaaagaaaagagcccttcagcacaggctgcagcataACTTGTCCTTTCAGCCAACTATGGTAACTTCTGAGGGGGAGGGTAGCACAGAAGAAGTAGTTTTCTTCATAATGGAGGACTCAGAGGCAAAATATAAATGTGACATAGTTAAAAGCTAGTATCCTGCCTTATTTATGTACTATTTGGCACTCTACCTTGTTTCTGAGGTAAAACTATTTGAGATAATAGTCACAGCGGGAAATAAGCTAAGACTGGAATGTCAAACACTTAtggtaatattttttcctgtatttcaggaaGCTCTGTGCAAGAGTGAAAGAGCTCGAGTtatggaaaagcagaaatatcctCCAGTGTGGACGCTCAGAAAGAGCCCACCACCTGACTGGTATATTCCACTCGACCAAGACAAATCAAATTAGCAAGACTGTTTTGCTGTTTGGTCAGTAATGTAATACACAATGCACAActatgctgggtttttttttcttccatgtcatCTTGAAATTATCCTATAGCTCTGCCCTGCAATATTTTAGTACTCATTAAAAAATACTGGGAGTTTAATTTAAACGCTTGGtactttttaaagggaaaattgAGGTGCTTAATTTGTTTCTGGTCTTACTACTGTCTTACACTTTAGATTTCGTCTCAGCAACTCAGCAGGGAGCTCCCATGTTAGTGCATTCATGACCAAACTCCTCTTGCTAGATAAGGACCTATTCCCCTACAAGCCAGTGTTACTTACTTTTGGAACAAGGTACCTGCCCCAGGCGCGCcttacaggaaaacaaaagtaaGCTGGGATTCCTTCCTGCCATTTCAGGACAGTCACAACCCCTGGCATTTAAAAGGCATTTCCAAGATTCATGACTGTCATGGATTAAGAGCTTCTCACCTGG is a genomic window of Athene noctua chromosome 17, bAthNoc1.hap1.1, whole genome shotgun sequence containing:
- the UFD1 gene encoding ubiquitin recognition factor in ER-associated degradation protein 1; this translates as MFSFNMFDHPIPRVFQNRFSTQYRCFSVSMLAGPNDRSDVEKGGKIIMPPSALDQLSRLNITYPMLFKLTNKNSDRMTHCGVLEFVADEGICYLPHWMMQNLLLEEGGLVQVESVNLQVATYSKFQPQSPDFLDITNPKAVLENALRNFACLTTGDVIAINYNEKIYELRVMETKPDKAVSIIECDMNVDFDAPLGYKEPERSAQHEEATDVEADHSGYVSDIGFRAFSGSGNRLDGKKKGVEPSPSPIKPGDIRRGIPNYDFKIGRITFIRNSRPLVKKVEEDESGSRFIAFSGEGQSLRKKGRKP
- the C17H22orf39 gene encoding synaptic plasticity regulator PANTS isoform X1 codes for the protein MPFNSSGTIVCCSNLMARGGSGETPLLCLMPRGGDWLAGRRPSGRGSMAGGEAWRPPRSCEDYRWEWKHCRGLRHAFHHYYVHGELPACDRWRDDYEACRAWEKGRAAAAQEALCKSERARVMEKQKYPPVWTLRKSPPPDWYIPLDQDKSN
- the C17H22orf39 gene encoding synaptic plasticity regulator PANTS isoform X2, whose protein sequence is MAGGEAWRPPRSCEDYRWEWKHCRGLRHAFHHYYVHGELPACDRWRDDYEACRAWEKGRAAAAQEALCKSERARVMEKQKYPPVWTLRKSPPPDWYIPLDQDKSN